TGAAAACCTGCAAAGTGTTAATAAACAAAATGTGTGGGATGTAGGGAATACTGTGATCGACGCTTTGTTACTGGGTTTAGAACTGATTGAGGACAACGATAGCAGTATACTTAGCAGTTTTGAAGGCATAGATTTTTCAAAGAGGATCATTCTTGTCACGGCGCATAGGCGAGAAAGTTTCGGAGAGCCATTTGAAAACATTTGTAATGCTATACGTGATATTGCAGAGGAATTTGAGGCCTGTGAAATTGTGTTTCCTGTGCATCTAAATCCTAATGTAAGACAAGTTGTATCCAAGATTCTCAGTGACATAAAAAATGTACACCTTATCGAGCCACTCGATTATCCGAAATTTATATGGTTGATAAACAAAAGTTTTTTGATCATTACAGATTCTGGTGGTGTACAGGAGGAAGCACCAACGCTTGGTAAACCTGTGCTTGTTATTCGAGATGAAACAGAAAGAGAAGAAGGAATAACAGCAGGAACAGCAAAGCTCGTGGCAACTAACAGAGAAAGTATTTACTCTTCTGCCTATCGTCTGCTTACAAATGAACATGAGTATAATAAGATGGCTAACGCTGTTAACCCTTACGGTGATGGTACCACCAGCAAGCAGATTGTGAAGATCTTAAAAGAAGTTTACTGCTAAGTATGCGAAAGAAAGTACTCATTATCGACTCTAACTATCCCAACGAAAACAACTTGTATGGTGATGTTTTTGTACATTCCAGAGCCAGGTTCTACAAGAATGTATTTGATATACAGGTGTTAGGCTGGGACAAAAGGAGAGAAAATTTCGAATTCACTTACGAAGGTATCCCTGCTAAATCATTCAAAACCAAAAAGGAGCTAACCAGAAATATATTTGAATATAAGCCAGATATTATTCTGATTCATTTTGTAGAAGGCTGGATGCTATCAGCTTTTATAAAACCTATAAATTGTCCCGTGTTGATATGGGTGCATGGGGCTGAGGCCTTAGGCTGGTACAGGAGAATTTTCAATTTCAGAAATGTACTTCAGTTTGGCAATTATGTGCTGAAGAACACACTCCAATTGATTAAGGTAAGACAGCTAATATCCTATTCAAATCATACAGACAAAGTAGCATTTATTTTTGTGTCTAACTGGATGAAAGGGATCACCGAAACAGATACACGAATTAAAGTAAAAAATTACCACCTGATCCCTAACCCTATTGATGCCAATATTTTTCAGTATGTAGAAAAGACTCCTGATCAGAGAAAGCATATTTTACTTATCCGCTCGTTTAATTCTAAAAAATACGCTAATGATATTGCTATCGATGCTATTATGGAATTAAGTAATAAGGATTTCTTTTCTGATATAAGGTTCAGCATCTATGGTATGGGGAAATATTTTAAGCCCCTTACAAAAAAGTTAGAGAAGTTTGACAATGTAAACCTCCATAACACCTTTGTAGAAAACACAAGCATCCCTGAAATTCATAGACAGCATGGTATCTTCCTTTGCCCAACACGTCAAGATGCGCAGGGTGTTTCGATGTGTGAAGCAATGTCTAGTGGTTTGGTGCCTATTTCTTCATTTAATACAGCTATTCCAGAATTTTTGGATGACCAAAAGACAGGGTTCATGACTAATTCAGCGAAAGAGATTGCCCAGGCAGTGGAAGTGTTGTATTACAATCCTGACAAGTATCTAAAAATTTCAAAAAATGCCGCAACTTCTATTCAAGAAAAAAGTGGGAATGACACTGTACTGCAGAAAGAGATAAAGATAATAGAAGACAATATAGACCAGTACGTAAAACCTTGAAAGTAAAAGATAAGAGAAGCACTGGAGCCGGAGCATTAAAGTCGTTTATTCAATTCTCATATGGCACGTGGGGGTTAGCATTTATAAATATTTTAACTACACCTGTCATCACATGGCTGATTGTGCCTGAAGAGCTTGGACGCGCGTCCATGTTCACCCTTCTTTA
Above is a window of Pontibacter akesuensis DNA encoding:
- the wecB gene encoding non-hydrolyzing UDP-N-acetylglucosamine 2-epimerase; translated protein: MKSLFIFGTRPEAIKLAPLIKEFEATPDFDLEVCITAQHREMLDQVLDFFKIKPDYDLNLMKPNQNLFAITADALTGLKEVIEESKPDLIIVQGDTTTAFAGALAGFYKQIKIAHVEAGLRSNNLYSPFPEEANRLMIGQLADYHFAPTQKAFENLQSVNKQNVWDVGNTVIDALLLGLELIEDNDSSILSSFEGIDFSKRIILVTAHRRESFGEPFENICNAIRDIAEEFEACEIVFPVHLNPNVRQVVSKILSDIKNVHLIEPLDYPKFIWLINKSFLIITDSGGVQEEAPTLGKPVLVIRDETEREEGITAGTAKLVATNRESIYSSAYRLLTNEHEYNKMANAVNPYGDGTTSKQIVKILKEVYC
- a CDS encoding glycosyltransferase family 4 protein, with product MRKKVLIIDSNYPNENNLYGDVFVHSRARFYKNVFDIQVLGWDKRRENFEFTYEGIPAKSFKTKKELTRNIFEYKPDIILIHFVEGWMLSAFIKPINCPVLIWVHGAEALGWYRRIFNFRNVLQFGNYVLKNTLQLIKVRQLISYSNHTDKVAFIFVSNWMKGITETDTRIKVKNYHLIPNPIDANIFQYVEKTPDQRKHILLIRSFNSKKYANDIAIDAIMELSNKDFFSDIRFSIYGMGKYFKPLTKKLEKFDNVNLHNTFVENTSIPEIHRQHGIFLCPTRQDAQGVSMCEAMSSGLVPISSFNTAIPEFLDDQKTGFMTNSAKEIAQAVEVLYYNPDKYLKISKNAATSIQEKSGNDTVLQKEIKIIEDNIDQYVKP